In Gimesia benthica, a single window of DNA contains:
- a CDS encoding co-chaperone GroES: MELNPLDDRIVIEPNVAEETTAGGIVLPDTAQEKPQSGTVIAVGPGRLLESGERCPVAVEVGDEVLYGKYGGTDIEVSGKEVKILRESDILAKIIK, from the coding sequence ATGGAACTGAATCCCCTTGATGACCGTATTGTTATTGAACCCAATGTTGCTGAAGAAACCACTGCCGGTGGTATCGTGCTGCCTGACACGGCACAGGAAAAGCCACAGAGTGGCACCGTGATCGCCGTTGGTCCCGGACGTCTGCTGGAAAGCGGCGAACGCTGCCCGGTTGCCGTTGAAGTAGGCGACGAAGTTCTGTACGGCAAATACGGCGGAACTGACATCGAAGTTTCCGGCAAGGAAGTCAAGATTCTGCGCGAGAGCGACATTCTCGCCAAAATCATTAAATAA
- the groL gene encoding chaperonin GroEL (60 kDa chaperone family; promotes refolding of misfolded polypeptides especially under stressful conditions; forms two stacked rings of heptamers to form a barrel-shaped 14mer; ends can be capped by GroES; misfolded proteins enter the barrel where they are refolded when GroES binds), whose translation MAKLLSFDEEARKSLLAGVAKLSRAVSSTLGPRGRNAVLDKGWGTPKVTKDGVTVAEDIELEDPFENMGVQLVKEAASKTNDVAGDGTTTATVLAEAIFREGLKYIASGADPMALSRGVQKAVEAVVEQIGKISKEVKGNDKKAIQTVATIAGNNDPEIGKILADALLKVGADGVITVEEGRGVTTDVDLVEGMQFERGFLSPHFVTDEDNQTCDLERAKILIYEEKISSAQTLVPLLEQISKEGSPLLIIAEDIEGEALATLVVNKLRGILKVCAVKAPGYGDRRKAMLEDIAVLTGGRAIFKDLGIKLESVELKDLGQAKKIHISSDNTTIVSGSGSKAAVNGRAEQIRAEIEVTDSEYDREKLQERLAKLAGGVAQINVGAATETEMKERKDLIDDALAATRAAIEEGIVPGGGIALLRSAKALESLKLSGDQALGVSLVQKVLEMPLRAIAENAGLDGSVVSNRVKKDKSASYGYDALNDRYGDMFEFGVVDPAKVVRSTLQNGASVACLLMTTDSIVVEEPKEEEDDHHHDDHHDMGGMGGMGGMPGMGGGMPGMGMPGMGGF comes from the coding sequence GTGGCAAAACTTTTAAGCTTTGACGAAGAGGCCAGAAAGAGTTTATTGGCAGGAGTCGCTAAATTGTCGCGGGCTGTAAGCAGTACGCTTGGGCCGCGAGGGCGAAATGCTGTCTTGGACAAAGGCTGGGGAACCCCGAAGGTCACCAAAGACGGCGTGACTGTTGCCGAAGACATCGAACTGGAAGACCCGTTTGAAAACATGGGCGTCCAGCTGGTGAAAGAAGCAGCATCGAAAACAAACGATGTTGCTGGAGACGGCACCACAACAGCAACCGTACTGGCAGAAGCCATTTTCCGGGAAGGTCTGAAGTACATCGCTTCCGGCGCAGACCCGATGGCCCTCAGCCGTGGCGTACAGAAAGCTGTTGAGGCAGTTGTCGAACAGATCGGTAAGATCTCTAAAGAAGTAAAAGGAAATGACAAGAAAGCCATCCAGACTGTTGCGACCATCGCTGGTAACAACGATCCGGAAATCGGCAAGATTCTGGCAGATGCTCTGCTGAAGGTCGGCGCTGATGGCGTGATTACAGTCGAAGAAGGACGTGGCGTCACTACTGATGTCGATCTGGTAGAAGGCATGCAGTTCGAACGCGGCTTCCTGTCTCCGCACTTCGTCACCGACGAAGACAATCAGACCTGCGACCTGGAACGGGCCAAGATCCTGATCTACGAAGAAAAGATCAGCTCTGCTCAGACACTCGTTCCTCTGCTGGAACAGATTTCCAAAGAAGGTTCTCCGCTGCTGATCATTGCTGAAGACATCGAAGGCGAAGCACTCGCCACTCTGGTCGTCAACAAGCTGCGTGGCATCCTTAAAGTCTGTGCCGTGAAAGCTCCCGGTTACGGCGATCGTCGTAAAGCCATGCTGGAAGACATTGCTGTCCTCACCGGCGGCCGTGCGATCTTCAAAGACCTGGGAATCAAACTTGAGTCTGTTGAACTGAAAGACCTGGGACAGGCCAAGAAGATTCACATCAGCTCAGACAACACCACGATCGTCAGCGGTTCTGGAAGCAAGGCAGCCGTCAACGGTCGTGCCGAGCAGATCCGGGCAGAAATCGAAGTTACCGACAGCGAATACGATCGTGAAAAACTGCAGGAACGTCTGGCTAAACTGGCCGGTGGCGTTGCTCAGATCAATGTCGGTGCTGCGACTGAAACAGAAATGAAAGAACGCAAAGACCTTATCGACGATGCTCTGGCCGCTACGCGTGCTGCCATCGAAGAAGGGATCGTGCCCGGTGGTGGAATCGCCCTGCTGCGATCTGCCAAAGCTCTGGAAAGCCTGAAACTGTCCGGCGACCAGGCTCTGGGAGTATCTCTGGTTCAGAAAGTTCTGGAAATGCCGCTGCGTGCAATCGCTGAAAACGCCGGTCTGGACGGTTCGGTTGTCAGCAACCGCGTCAAGAAAGACAAGAGTGCTTCCTATGGTTACGACGCTCTGAATGATCGCTACGGCGACATGTTCGAGTTCGGCGTTGTGGACCCTGCCAAAGTGGTTCGTTCCACTCTGCAAAACGGAGCCAGCGTTGCCTGCCTGCTGATGACAACTGATTCCATCGTGGTTGAAGAACCCAAGGAAGAAGAAGACGATCATCATCATGACGACCACCACGACATGGGTGGTATGGGCGGCATGGGTGGCATGCCTGGAATGGGCGGCGGAATGCCCGGAATGGGAATGCCCGGCATGGGAGGCTTCTAG
- a CDS encoding ammonium transporter translates to MNWKHALMGLTASLVVVLAVSQPAWAYQDEKAPEEKPAAAETAAPAETTEEAPAEEEAPQLSLSELYYALDNSMLFLCAVLVLFMQSGFAMVESGFNSSKNTINILFKNLMDVCAGVLVYYAVGYGLMYPGDAGNGYFGFAQFGIGEAGDPGPGVLHPQVDFLFQVAFAATAATIVSGAVAGRLKFSSYLIYSIILTGIIYPISGYWKWGGGWLDAMGFYDFAGSIVVHAVGGFAGLAGAIVLGPRIGRFKDGRSVPIPGHNIAQATLGVFILWVGWYGFNPGSQLAFAGTDNTNAVMLIATNTTLAAAAGGVAAMILGWIMYSKPDISMALNGVLAGLVGITANCDSVSNIEAIVIGVVAGLLVVFGILALEKLKIDDPVGAFPVHGLCGIWGGVATGIFGDYNIVTQVIGSVVIPAYAFITMFILFMFLKVIGQLRVSEEDEMKGLDLSEHGMQAYH, encoded by the coding sequence ATGAATTGGAAACATGCGCTCATGGGCTTGACGGCAAGCCTTGTCGTTGTTTTGGCAGTATCACAGCCAGCTTGGGCTTATCAGGACGAAAAAGCTCCTGAAGAGAAACCCGCCGCAGCAGAAACTGCCGCACCTGCTGAAACAACAGAAGAAGCACCCGCAGAAGAGGAAGCTCCTCAGCTTTCATTATCAGAGCTTTACTACGCACTTGATAACAGTATGTTATTCCTCTGTGCTGTTCTGGTGCTGTTCATGCAGTCTGGCTTCGCTATGGTCGAGTCCGGATTCAACTCTTCCAAGAATACCATCAACATTCTCTTTAAGAACTTAATGGATGTCTGTGCCGGCGTGCTGGTTTACTACGCTGTCGGTTACGGTCTGATGTATCCAGGGGATGCCGGTAACGGTTACTTTGGTTTTGCACAGTTCGGAATCGGCGAAGCTGGAGATCCAGGCCCAGGAGTGCTGCATCCGCAGGTTGACTTCCTGTTCCAGGTTGCCTTCGCAGCGACTGCTGCCACCATCGTCTCTGGTGCCGTTGCCGGTCGTCTGAAATTCAGCTCTTACCTGATCTACAGTATCATCCTGACCGGTATCATCTACCCAATCAGTGGTTACTGGAAATGGGGCGGTGGCTGGTTGGATGCCATGGGCTTCTACGACTTTGCTGGTTCAATTGTCGTGCATGCTGTCGGTGGTTTCGCCGGTCTGGCTGGGGCAATTGTCCTCGGACCCCGGATTGGTCGTTTCAAAGATGGCAGATCAGTTCCGATTCCTGGACACAACATTGCTCAGGCAACACTGGGTGTCTTCATCCTGTGGGTAGGCTGGTACGGGTTTAACCCTGGTAGTCAGCTGGCCTTCGCTGGAACTGACAACACCAACGCTGTGATGCTGATCGCTACCAACACAACCCTCGCTGCAGCCGCCGGTGGTGTGGCCGCAATGATCCTGGGTTGGATCATGTACTCAAAACCGGATATCTCCATGGCCCTGAACGGTGTTCTGGCTGGTCTGGTAGGTATTACCGCTAACTGTGACAGTGTCTCTAACATCGAAGCAATTGTCATCGGCGTGGTTGCCGGTCTGCTGGTTGTCTTCGGTATCCTGGCACTCGAAAAACTCAAAATCGACGATCCCGTCGGTGCCTTCCCTGTCCACGGACTGTGTGGTATCTGGGGTGGTGTCGCCACTGGTATCTTCGGTGATTACAACATCGTAACCCAGGTGATTGGATCTGTTGTGATCCCGGCTTACGCCTTCATCACCATGTTTATCCTCTTCATGTTCCTGAAAGTCATCGGACAGCTCCGAGTCTCTGAGGAAGATGAAATGAAAGGTCTGGACCTGTCTGAGCACGGAATGCAAGCTTACCACTAG
- the glpK gene encoding glycerol kinase GlpK: MAKYVLALDQGTTSSRSILFNHQGQIEATSQEEFEQIFPSPGLVEHDPEAIWESQLATAREVIDQSGATLSEIAAIGITNQRETIVLWDKESGKPVSNAIVWQSRLTAGRCDQLKAEGCEGLFREKTGLLLDAYFSGTKIEYLLNTVEGLREQAQAGKILFGTIDSFLIWRLTGGKVHVTDPTNACRTLLYNIHTHEWDDELLQIFDIPRCMLPEVKSSSEVYGETDPALFGESIKIAGIAGDQQAATFGQGCFEPGAAKNTYGTGCFMLMNTGDKPVLSQNGLLTTIGWSINGKVTYCLEGSIFVAGAAIQWLRDGLQIIESASEIEDLAGQVEDTGDVFFVPAFVGLGAPYWDQDARGTLIGLTRGATRAHVARAVLESLAYQTCDVLHAMEQDSQIKLKTLKVDGGAAANGLLMQFQADMLDVPAQRPVVHETTALGAAYLAGLAVGFWHDQAEVTRNWALDVEYQPQMEASRREELYQRWKQAVERSRDWV; encoded by the coding sequence ATGGCAAAGTATGTACTGGCGTTAGATCAGGGAACAACATCCAGTCGATCAATTCTGTTTAATCATCAGGGGCAGATTGAGGCCACTTCCCAGGAGGAGTTCGAACAGATCTTTCCCTCGCCGGGACTGGTGGAACACGATCCCGAAGCGATCTGGGAATCACAACTGGCGACCGCCCGCGAAGTGATCGATCAATCGGGGGCGACGCTCTCCGAGATCGCTGCAATCGGTATTACGAATCAACGGGAAACGATAGTCCTCTGGGATAAAGAGAGCGGCAAACCGGTTTCGAATGCGATTGTCTGGCAGAGCCGACTGACGGCAGGCCGCTGTGATCAGCTGAAAGCGGAGGGGTGTGAAGGTCTGTTCCGCGAGAAGACCGGACTGTTGCTGGATGCCTATTTCTCGGGAACCAAGATTGAATACCTGCTCAATACCGTAGAAGGATTAAGGGAGCAGGCCCAGGCAGGCAAAATTCTGTTTGGTACGATCGACTCTTTTCTGATCTGGCGGCTGACGGGGGGGAAGGTACATGTCACCGATCCAACCAATGCCTGTCGCACCCTGCTCTACAATATTCATACACACGAGTGGGATGACGAACTGCTGCAGATCTTCGATATTCCCCGTTGCATGCTGCCCGAAGTTAAAAGTTCCAGCGAGGTCTATGGTGAGACCGACCCCGCGCTGTTTGGCGAGTCAATCAAAATTGCCGGTATTGCAGGGGACCAGCAGGCAGCGACCTTCGGTCAGGGCTGCTTTGAACCCGGGGCAGCGAAGAATACCTACGGAACCGGTTGTTTTATGCTCATGAATACCGGCGATAAACCGGTGCTTTCGCAGAATGGTCTGCTGACCACGATCGGCTGGAGCATCAATGGCAAAGTCACTTACTGTCTGGAAGGATCCATTTTCGTGGCCGGGGCAGCAATCCAGTGGCTCAGGGATGGGCTGCAGATCATTGAGTCAGCGTCTGAAATTGAGGACCTGGCAGGCCAGGTGGAAGATACCGGCGATGTCTTCTTCGTGCCTGCCTTTGTGGGACTGGGAGCACCCTACTGGGATCAGGATGCCCGCGGAACTCTAATTGGTCTCACGCGGGGCGCTACCAGAGCTCATGTTGCACGGGCGGTCCTTGAGTCGCTGGCATACCAGACCTGCGATGTGCTGCACGCCATGGAGCAGGATTCTCAGATCAAGTTGAAAACTCTCAAGGTGGACGGCGGTGCGGCTGCAAATGGTCTGTTGATGCAGTTTCAGGCGGATATGCTCGATGTTCCCGCGCAGCGTCCGGTGGTCCATGAAACAACGGCTCTGGGAGCCGCCTATCTGGCAGGCCTGGCTGTTGGCTTCTGGCATGATCAGGCAGAGGTGACCCGTAACTGGGCTCTCGATGTAGAATACCAGCCGCAGATGGAGGCCTCGCGACGTGAGGAATTATATCAGCGCTGGAAGCAGGCGGTGGAACGTTCGCGAGACTGGGTCTGA
- a CDS encoding potassium channel family protein: MIKVAVIGLGRFGTELAKRLGASGVEVIAIDHSDKLVNEVKDDVAVAVRLNSTDELALKSQDVDKVDACVISIGENFESALLTTVIIKKMGVPKIICRAQSKFHAEIFTQVGATDVIQPEIQAGAHLARLLANPHLEDYIQVGDGYTMIELMTPKEFVGKNLTELALRSKYSVNVVAIRKRNSAEIEKNTGKVYTTDCVPHPDYQIQESDILLIIGTDQNLARLPTSNV; this comes from the coding sequence GTGATTAAAGTAGCAGTCATCGGTTTGGGCCGCTTTGGTACCGAACTCGCCAAACGTCTGGGAGCCAGCGGAGTGGAAGTCATCGCCATCGACCATTCGGACAAGCTGGTGAATGAGGTCAAAGATGATGTCGCGGTCGCAGTTCGTCTGAATTCCACCGACGAACTGGCGCTCAAAAGTCAGGACGTAGACAAAGTCGATGCCTGCGTGATCTCGATCGGGGAAAATTTCGAATCGGCACTGCTGACCACAGTGATCATTAAGAAGATGGGAGTCCCCAAGATCATCTGTCGTGCACAGTCAAAGTTTCACGCAGAGATCTTTACTCAGGTTGGTGCAACCGATGTGATCCAGCCCGAGATTCAGGCGGGAGCTCACCTGGCACGACTGCTGGCCAATCCGCATCTGGAAGATTACATCCAGGTCGGCGATGGCTACACCATGATCGAGCTGATGACCCCCAAAGAGTTCGTTGGCAAAAACCTGACCGAGCTGGCGCTGCGTTCCAAATATTCCGTGAACGTGGTCGCCATTCGTAAACGGAATTCCGCGGAAATCGAAAAGAATACGGGAAAGGTATACACAACCGACTGTGTACCTCACCCGGATTATCAGATTCAGGAATCAGACATCCTGCTCATCATCGGAACCGATCAAAACCTGGCGCGCCTGCCAACCAGCAATGTGTGA
- a CDS encoding TrkH family potassium uptake protein produces MEIIALIVGLISTVILHGLLKITTVVHWELGAAIIVAMSYFTISLMLRYGWHLDRKEFFKTHLAHFFFCGLWLIASLLIISLHDLLPDDAPTRLNLILGVSEFCVILRSLYETILLIRRVSSRGWNPALIVVTSFLVLISVGTILLMFPSARIQDPAAKTTEGAPFLVALFTSTSASCVTGLIVVPTGTYWSRTGHTIIMFLFQIGGLGILTFGAFFAAAFGRSMQIRESVTFSEMLESSQRGDIRRLVLAILGITIFTELLGAVCLMGLWPELPFTERVYFSLFHSISGYCNAGFSLMDDGFLGMGHHWEIWGVIPALIIIGGLGFAVNYNFMLYGITHFSNLRIRKPLFHHPTQKVRLTISSRLIFFTTLFLLIGGTIGIYLLESIHASDDLTFGERLNSAWFQSVTFRTAGFNTVDLGAYQPQTKLFSVLLMFIGASPGSTGGGVKTAVFALAILSVWALLKGRDRVEILGRTIPSALIHRSLTIISLGILVLMSSTLLIVMFENNQAIFLDHLFEATSAFATVGVSTGITAGLTTPSHWVIIITMFIGRVGPLTALIALSNRGPAYRYHYPEEPVNLG; encoded by the coding sequence TTGGAAATTATTGCGCTGATCGTCGGCCTGATCTCCACAGTCATTCTACATGGACTGCTGAAGATTACCACCGTTGTTCACTGGGAATTGGGTGCTGCGATCATCGTAGCCATGAGCTATTTCACGATCAGCCTGATGCTGCGGTACGGCTGGCATCTGGACCGGAAAGAGTTCTTCAAAACCCACCTGGCCCATTTCTTTTTTTGCGGGCTCTGGTTGATCGCCAGCCTGCTGATAATCAGTCTGCATGACCTGCTGCCCGATGACGCCCCGACCCGACTGAATCTGATCCTGGGCGTCTCCGAATTTTGTGTCATCCTGAGAAGCCTCTACGAGACAATTCTCTTAATCCGGCGCGTCTCGTCACGTGGCTGGAACCCCGCCCTGATTGTGGTGACTTCCTTCCTGGTGCTGATTTCCGTGGGGACGATCTTACTCATGTTTCCCTCGGCTCGCATTCAGGACCCCGCCGCGAAAACGACGGAGGGCGCTCCGTTCCTGGTCGCCCTGTTTACCTCAACCAGTGCCAGTTGCGTTACAGGCCTGATCGTGGTTCCCACGGGAACCTATTGGAGCCGCACGGGGCACACCATTATCATGTTTCTGTTCCAGATCGGCGGACTGGGCATCCTGACCTTTGGAGCCTTCTTCGCAGCAGCTTTTGGACGATCGATGCAGATCCGGGAGAGCGTCACTTTCAGCGAGATGCTGGAGTCCAGCCAGCGCGGTGACATCCGCCGTCTGGTGCTGGCCATCCTCGGAATTACGATTTTTACCGAACTGCTCGGTGCGGTCTGCCTGATGGGACTCTGGCCGGAGCTCCCTTTCACCGAACGGGTCTACTTCAGCCTGTTTCATTCGATCAGTGGATATTGCAACGCCGGCTTCAGCCTGATGGATGACGGCTTCCTGGGCATGGGACACCACTGGGAAATCTGGGGCGTCATCCCGGCTCTGATCATCATCGGCGGATTAGGGTTTGCTGTAAACTACAATTTCATGTTGTACGGCATCACCCATTTCTCGAACCTGCGGATCCGCAAGCCCCTGTTTCATCACCCGACACAGAAAGTCCGGCTGACGATTTCCTCACGCCTGATTTTTTTCACGACCCTCTTTCTTTTGATCGGGGGCACGATCGGCATCTACCTGCTGGAATCGATTCATGCCTCCGATGATCTCACCTTTGGAGAGCGGCTCAATTCCGCCTGGTTCCAGTCCGTTACATTTCGGACGGCCGGTTTTAATACCGTTGACCTCGGTGCCTACCAACCGCAGACCAAACTGTTTTCCGTACTGCTGATGTTTATCGGTGCGTCTCCCGGCTCAACGGGGGGCGGCGTGAAAACGGCAGTCTTTGCCCTGGCCATCCTTTCGGTCTGGGCGCTACTGAAAGGGAGAGACCGGGTTGAGATCCTGGGGCGCACCATCCCCAGCGCACTGATCCACCGTTCGCTGACGATCATCTCACTGGGAATCCTGGTACTGATGTCGTCAACACTGCTGATTGTCATGTTCGAAAACAACCAGGCGATCTTTCTGGATCATCTGTTTGAAGCAACCAGTGCCTTTGCTACGGTCGGCGTCTCGACGGGCATCACCGCGGGTTTGACGACACCGTCGCACTGGGTGATCATAATTACGATGTTTATCGGTCGCGTCGGCCCGCTGACGGCTTTAATCGCACTCTCAAACCGTGGCCCCGCCTATCGATATCACTACCCGGAAGAGCCAGTGAACCTCGGGTAA
- a CDS encoding HD domain-containing protein, which translates to MVRDFISESLTHDPIHGYIPFTSKTGIPDDEVSEQEIIDHPWVQRLRHIHQLQTAWWVFPSAEHMRFQHVLGAMHLSSVAINAWYDSLSSACRNVPSLPYVESLVRLAALLHDVGHGPFGHFFDDHYLDQYHLTHEDIGAHIIEHELGDLIRGIRRNPNGHLNPLEELDPKQIGWLIRRPSGDAASEAGNPDWLCKLRAMFSGIYTVDNMDFVLRDAYMSGYNIRAVDVSRLIHYSFFTSEGLTIHGRGMTALVNFIETRANLFRTIYYHRTVRALDLALEEIFAETMQHLFHGNPLEHLDDYRGFTESSFLVDVGRFQKSSDPAVRDLGERWQGILSRNVEWKMACERQLNFHSGTAVHTSIFSEPELVEKRVRSKLPAELKQLPLRIDVARHYHRPSGRLPAGGQNYLLDPGTGLTQELHDDELFRALPVSFLIFRIYTRDHLHDLELTTALNAALGEVSDSKTNM; encoded by the coding sequence ATGGTGCGCGATTTTATTTCCGAAAGTTTGACTCATGACCCGATTCATGGGTATATCCCGTTTACTTCCAAAACCGGGATTCCCGATGATGAGGTCTCCGAGCAGGAAATCATCGACCATCCCTGGGTCCAGCGACTCAGGCACATTCACCAGCTTCAGACGGCCTGGTGGGTTTTTCCCTCAGCTGAGCACATGCGGTTTCAGCACGTGTTGGGAGCCATGCATCTCTCGTCGGTAGCAATTAACGCCTGGTATGATTCCTTGAGCAGCGCCTGTCGCAATGTTCCTTCTCTGCCTTACGTAGAGAGCCTGGTCCGGCTGGCGGCGCTGCTGCATGATGTGGGGCACGGCCCCTTCGGGCACTTTTTCGACGACCATTATCTGGATCAGTACCATCTCACGCATGAAGACATTGGCGCCCATATCATCGAACATGAACTGGGAGACCTCATTCGCGGGATTCGCCGGAACCCGAACGGTCACCTCAATCCGCTGGAAGAACTCGACCCCAAGCAGATTGGCTGGCTGATTCGGCGTCCTTCCGGCGATGCAGCGAGCGAGGCGGGTAACCCGGACTGGCTTTGTAAGTTGCGTGCCATGTTCAGCGGCATTTATACCGTCGACAATATGGATTTCGTTCTCCGTGACGCCTATATGTCAGGCTACAATATTCGTGCGGTCGATGTCTCGCGCTTGATTCATTACAGCTTCTTCACTTCTGAAGGGCTGACGATTCACGGTCGCGGCATGACGGCACTGGTCAACTTTATTGAAACCCGCGCGAATCTGTTCCGCACTATTTATTATCACCGTACGGTGCGTGCCCTGGACCTGGCGCTCGAAGAAATCTTTGCCGAGACCATGCAGCATCTGTTTCACGGCAATCCCCTCGAACATCTGGACGACTATCGCGGGTTTACCGAGTCTTCATTCCTCGTCGACGTCGGCCGCTTCCAGAAGAGTTCGGATCCCGCAGTTCGTGATCTGGGAGAGCGCTGGCAAGGGATTCTCTCGCGTAATGTGGAATGGAAGATGGCCTGCGAACGTCAGCTCAATTTCCATTCCGGGACTGCAGTGCACACATCGATCTTTTCGGAACCGGAACTGGTCGAAAAGCGGGTCCGCTCCAAGCTGCCCGCGGAGTTGAAGCAGCTCCCGCTGCGGATCGACGTCGCCCGGCATTACCATCGGCCCAGTGGGCGACTCCCAGCAGGTGGACAAAATTATTTGCTCGATCCCGGTACGGGGCTGACTCAGGAGCTGCACGATGATGAGCTCTTCCGGGCTCTGCCTGTCAGCTTCCTGATCTTCCGCATTTATACGCGGGATCACCTCCACGATCTGGAACTGACCACCGCGCTGAACGCCGCCCTCGGGGAAGTTTCGGATTCCAAGACCAATATGTAA
- the folP gene encoding dihydropteroate synthase, with product MGILNVTPDSFSDGGEVTDRDAAVKKGLRLIEQGADILDIGGESTRPGSDPVPLEEELRRVVPVVEQLANQTDVPISVDTTKAEVARQSLAAGAAIINDISGLTFDPEMIPLAAETGAGVICMHIQGTPQTMQDNPTYDDVIVDLKNWFQERLQELLSAGIEPGRIVLDPGIGFGKTAEHNLQILSHIRDFQDLGYPILIGHSRKRFLSKLLGRDVEERLAGTVGVSIALASQAVEIIRLHDVEANRDAISAWKAVTSRVT from the coding sequence ATGGGCATTCTCAACGTCACCCCCGACAGTTTTTCGGATGGAGGAGAGGTTACGGATCGGGACGCAGCCGTCAAGAAGGGCTTACGTCTCATCGAGCAGGGCGCGGATATTTTAGACATTGGTGGCGAATCGACCCGTCCTGGCTCTGATCCCGTTCCCCTGGAAGAAGAACTCCGCCGCGTGGTTCCGGTCGTTGAACAGCTCGCGAACCAGACCGACGTCCCGATTTCCGTCGACACTACCAAAGCGGAAGTCGCCCGACAGTCGCTCGCAGCCGGCGCTGCGATCATCAACGATATCTCGGGCCTCACCTTTGATCCGGAGATGATCCCCCTGGCTGCAGAAACCGGCGCGGGAGTGATCTGCATGCACATCCAGGGAACTCCCCAGACCATGCAGGACAACCCGACCTATGACGATGTCATCGTCGATCTGAAAAACTGGTTCCAGGAACGCTTACAGGAACTGCTCTCGGCGGGAATCGAACCCGGCAGAATCGTCCTCGACCCGGGCATTGGATTCGGGAAAACCGCCGAACACAACCTGCAGATTCTCTCCCACATTCGCGATTTCCAGGATCTGGGTTATCCGATACTCATCGGTCATTCCCGCAAACGCTTCCTGTCGAAGCTGCTGGGCCGCGATGTGGAAGAACGTCTCGCGGGAACGGTCGGCGTCTCCATTGCCCTGGCCAGTCAGGCTGTCGAAATCATTCGCCTGCACGACGTCGAAGCCAACCGCGATGCAATCTCGGCCTGGAAAGCAGTCACCAGCCGCGTCACCTGA
- a CDS encoding SGNH/GDSL hydrolase family protein: MKITLGTRTLILSLCAMLAFWTVARAADQPAHNFDRWEKSIAQFEKQDKAQGIQEDGILFVGSSSIRMWDLKKYFPDLPVINRGFGGSEIVDSTHFADRIILKHKPKVIFLYAGDNDLARGRTAKEVAGDFKQFVSVVHNALPETRIVFIAVKPSLSRWKLAGTIQEANKLIKKQCEKHDYLAFADVWDPMLGEDGKPRPELFKKDGLHMEHAGYLIWKKAVEPYFPQN; the protein is encoded by the coding sequence ATGAAGATCACACTTGGTACGCGGACACTGATTCTCTCCCTCTGCGCAATGCTGGCGTTTTGGACCGTCGCCCGGGCTGCGGATCAGCCTGCTCACAATTTCGACCGCTGGGAAAAGTCCATCGCCCAGTTTGAAAAACAGGATAAGGCACAAGGTATTCAGGAAGACGGTATCCTGTTTGTCGGTTCTTCCAGCATCCGCATGTGGGATCTGAAGAAGTACTTCCCTGACCTTCCTGTCATCAATCGTGGCTTCGGCGGATCTGAAATCGTTGACTCCACACACTTCGCCGATCGGATCATTCTCAAACACAAGCCCAAAGTTATCTTCCTCTACGCTGGTGACAATGACCTCGCCCGTGGTCGCACCGCGAAAGAGGTCGCCGGCGACTTCAAGCAGTTCGTCTCCGTCGTCCATAACGCCCTGCCCGAGACCCGCATTGTCTTCATCGCCGTCAAACCCAGTCTCAGTCGCTGGAAACTGGCCGGCACCATTCAGGAAGCCAACAAGCTGATCAAAAAACAGTGTGAAAAACACGACTATCTGGCGTTCGCCGATGTCTGGGATCCGATGCTGGGCGAAGACGGCAAACCCCGTCCCGAGCTCTTCAAAAAGGATGGCCTGCATATGGAACACGCAGGCTACCTCATCTGGAAGAAAGCAGTCGAACCCTATTTCCCCCAGAACTGA